In Mesorhizobium sp. J428, the genomic window AGAACGCCAGGAGACAACATCCCCTGGCGCCATCGCATCGACGGGTTCTGAGACCGGGCCGCCTCGGGCGGACGAACGCTTGAGCGCCGCCCGGTCGTATCCGGCGAGCCGATCGGCTCAGGCCTGGACCTCTTCCTCTTCGCCCTCTTCTTCCTCGTCGTCTCCCTGCTCGTCCTGCTCTTCGTCTTCCTCGTCTTCGTCAGCCTCGTCCTTCCAGGAAATCTGGAATTCGATTTCCTGCTGGCCGTCCTCGCGCTCGTGCTCGATCGAGAAAACGGCGTTGCCGGGGATCAGAACGGTCTCGTCTTCTATCTCGATCTCATAATCTTCGCCGGCTTCCAGAGTATCGGCAAGCCGGCGAAGCTCGACGATGAAGTCCTGAAGGGAGTAATTCTTCTCAATGTCGCGATCGGTCGTCATGTCTTTTCTCCACAGAGGCCATCTGGCCCCGCAGAGAGAAACGAAGAGCTGTAAAGCTGCTGTGACACCGGGATGACTGTACGAAATTCCTTTCGAAAAGCCGCCCTTCGAGACCGGTTAGCTCGGATCGTCGCGGTGCACGTCGTGGACGGTCATGCCGATCGATTCAGGCGGCTTCACCAGCCACTTGCGGTGCTTCAGCGTCTTGCGCGTGTCCTAGTAGCCCGCATCCCAGTGTTCCCGCATCGACGTGCCGGAGAACTCGTAGTCCTTGGCGTCCCTCTCATAAACTTTTGCTCCGGCCGGTTGCCGGTGCTCGCGGCGAGACAGCAAGTTGCGTCCGGGTCCGCGGCGCAGCGCTTGGTGAGAAAATACTGTCATTCAAACGTCAACTATTGGCGCTACCGAATCCACGACTTCGCTAAGTCCTGAAGCGCGATCGCGCTCCGGTGTTGGGGACCGTGCCGGATCTACTTTTCCGGATCTGACGTGACTGTGCGTTTCACGCTTTCAGGCTGGCGCGCAGCCAAGAAAGGCGTGCCATGATCGGTGTATTCCTCTCCCAGGCCCGAGGGCTGTCCGGAGTTCAGGGCGTTCTTGCCGCCGTTGCGGCACTCGCCGTTCTTGCCCTGCCGTCGCCCGCCCAGGCAGACCCGATCCAGGGCGCCGGCTCGACGTTCGCCGCGCCGATCATCAACCAATGGTCGCGGGATTATGAGGCGATCCGCACCGACGGCGGCGACTACACCTCACCCGACTGGCGGGTCGACTACGAACCCGTCGGCTCGCTGGCAGGCATCATGCGCCTCGCCCAGCCGGAGACGGACTTCGCTGCCACCGACGCGCCGCTGCCGCCGGAGGATCTGGCGAAGCGCAAGCTGGCGCAGTTCCCGATCGTCATGGGCGGCATCGTCGTGGTGGCCAACATCGACGGCATCGGCGCCGGCCAGCTGCGCCTTTCCGGCCCGGCGCTGGCCGATATCTATCTCGGCAAGATCACCACTTGGTCCGATCCGGCCATCAAGAGCCTCAATCACGACCTTGCCCTGCCGGACGCCCCGATCACCGTCCTGCACCGTGCGGACGGTTCCGGCTCGACCTTCACCTTTACCGGTTTCCTGTCGAAGGTCAGCCAGGAATGGCGGGACAAGCATGGCGCCGAGACCCTGATCGCATGGCCCGTCGGTCGCGGGGAAAAGGGCACGGGGGGACTGGCCGCCCTGTCCGCGGCGACCAGGAACGGCATCGCCTATCTCGAATACGGCCAGGTGGTGCGCGCCGGCCTTCCCTTCGTATCACTGCAGAATGCCAGCGGGGCCTTCGTGCGCCCTGAGCCGGCCGCCTTCCAGGCCGGCCTCGCGACCGTGACATGGGATGCCGCGCGCGGCTTTCATGCCGACACCACCAATCTCGCCGGAGCGGCGGCGTATCCGATGGCGGTCGTGACCTATGCGGTCGTGCCGAAGGATCGCGGCCAGACGCGCATCAACCGCGTCCTGGATCTGTTCCGGGTCGCTTTCAGCCAGGGCGCGGATAAGGCCTCCGCGCTCGGCTACATTCCCGTCGCGCCAGAACTCGCTGGCCAGATCGAAGCATACTGGGCCGAGAGCTTCGGCTCGGTGAACAACTAGGTTCGACAGACCAACAGGCTCTCTTGAGCCGCCCTCTCAGAATCGAGCACTCTCATGGAAATCGATATCTTCAAGGATATTCTTGTGCCGGTCATCGGCGGGCTGGGCATCTTCATGCTCGGTCTCGAATTCATGGCCAACGGCATTCAGGCGCTGTCCGTCAACAGCATGCGCAATTTCCTCGCCAGGGCCGCGGGAACGCCGATCAAGGGCGTGCTGGCCGGAACGCTGATCACGGGTGTCATACAGTCCTCGACCGCGATGACGGTCATGGTCGTCGGCCTCGTCAATGCGGGCGTGGTCGCGCTCAGGCCTGCTATCAGCGTCATCATGGGCGCCAATATCGGCACCACGCTCGGCAACGGGCTGATAGCCCTGCCGCTCGGTCCCCTCGGGCTGATCTGCGGCGGCATCTTCGCGCTGATCTACTGCTTCGCGAAGACCGAGAAAGTCCGCAACATCGCGCTCGCCTGCATGGGCTTCGCGCTGATCTTCTACGGCCTCAACCTGATGACCGGCGGCCTGCGCCCGCTACGCAACATGCCCGAGGTCATGGAACTGCTTCAGACGCTCAAGGCGGACTCGTATTTCAACCTGATCAAGTGCGTTCTGATCGCGGCCGCCATCACCGCGATGATCCACTCGTCCTCGGCGACCATCGGCATCGTCATGGGCCTTGGCGCGGCCGGCGTGCTCGACTGGACGACGGCCGTCGCCTTCTCGCTCGGCGCAGACCTCGGCACCACGATCACCTCGTGGATGGCTTCGCTCAATCTGTCGAAGAACGCCAAGCGGGCGGCCTACGCCCATATATCGTTCAACATCATCGGCGTATGCATCACTGTCCCGCTGTTCTTCATCTCTATCCAGGTTCTGCACTGGGCGATGGGTGCCTTCGGCATGGGCGATCCGGGCGTGGCGGTGGTCGTCGACGGCAAGGAGACTTTCCCGCTGGTGCCGGTGGCCGTAGGCCTCTACTCGACCGTCTTCAATATCTTCAACACCGCGCTCCTATTCCCCTTCGTCGGTGTCTTCGAGCGTGTCCTGTCCCGCGTCGGCCGCACCGACGAAGAGGATGTCGAGGATTACTCGACTCCGAAATACCTCGACAGCAAGCTGTCGGACGACTTCGCCAAGGCTGTGCCCGCCGTCCAGCAGGAGACCGCGCGCCACCTGCAGGCGGGCGCCATGTTCCTCAACATCGCGCGGGGCGACAAGAAGGCGCCGTCCGATCCGGGCGAACACTATCTCGCGACAGACATCCTCAGCCGCGACATCCGCAACTACACGGCCAATCTGATGAAGGAGGACCTGCCTTACGAGCAGCTCGACCTGATCGCTAGCCTCATCGAGGAGGCCGATTTCACCGCCGCGCTGACCGAATCGATGCACCAGGTCGCCCGCCGTGTGAAGCGCGAGAAGTTCTCGTCGCCGGCGCAGGCGATCGTCAACACGGCGCTCGACAAGCTCGACATGTCGCTGCGCGACATCATGCCCGACCATGGCATTCCCGAT contains:
- a CDS encoding amphi-Trp domain-containing protein encodes the protein MTTDRDIEKNYSLQDFIVELRRLADTLEAGEDYEIEIEDETVLIPGNAVFSIEHEREDGQQEIEFQISWKDEADEDEEDEEQDEQGDDEEEEGEEEEVQA
- the pstS gene encoding phosphate ABC transporter substrate-binding protein PstS — translated: MIGVFLSQARGLSGVQGVLAAVAALAVLALPSPAQADPIQGAGSTFAAPIINQWSRDYEAIRTDGGDYTSPDWRVDYEPVGSLAGIMRLAQPETDFAATDAPLPPEDLAKRKLAQFPIVMGGIVVVANIDGIGAGQLRLSGPALADIYLGKITTWSDPAIKSLNHDLALPDAPITVLHRADGSGSTFTFTGFLSKVSQEWRDKHGAETLIAWPVGRGEKGTGGLAALSAATRNGIAYLEYGQVVRAGLPFVSLQNASGAFVRPEPAAFQAGLATVTWDAARGFHADTTNLAGAAAYPMAVVTYAVVPKDRGQTRINRVLDLFRVAFSQGADKASALGYIPVAPELAGQIEAYWAESFGSVNN
- a CDS encoding Na/Pi cotransporter family protein codes for the protein MEIDIFKDILVPVIGGLGIFMLGLEFMANGIQALSVNSMRNFLARAAGTPIKGVLAGTLITGVIQSSTAMTVMVVGLVNAGVVALRPAISVIMGANIGTTLGNGLIALPLGPLGLICGGIFALIYCFAKTEKVRNIALACMGFALIFYGLNLMTGGLRPLRNMPEVMELLQTLKADSYFNLIKCVLIAAAITAMIHSSSATIGIVMGLGAAGVLDWTTAVAFSLGADLGTTITSWMASLNLSKNAKRAAYAHISFNIIGVCITVPLFFISIQVLHWAMGAFGMGDPGVAVVVDGKETFPLVPVAVGLYSTVFNIFNTALLFPFVGVFERVLSRVGRTDEEDVEDYSTPKYLDSKLSDDFAKAVPAVQQETARHLQAGAMFLNIARGDKKAPSDPGEHYLATDILSRDIRNYTANLMKEDLPYEQLDLIASLIEEADFTAALTESMHQVARRVKREKFSSPAQAIVNTALDKLDMSLRDIMPDHGIPDPRMPAGHVSFPEVDELRARTLAMGPNAGAGERGTILALLGSIERAELLIRRIDAERKSVNRQTVVARAAARKENRERPMDEGTLSPVPAE